In Primulina huaijiensis isolate GDHJ02 chromosome 6, ASM1229523v2, whole genome shotgun sequence, a single window of DNA contains:
- the LOC140979571 gene encoding transcription factor MYB59-like isoform X2, with product MVKEDAKKGPWTEQEDVQLVFYVKLFGDRRWDFIANVSGLKRTGKSCRLRWVNYLNPGLKRGKMTPNEEKLVVELHKKWGNRWSRIARKLPGRTDNEIKNYWRTHMRKEAQEKRKKGISSSSSSSNSSSSSSGSKSPTVESNPGTETKECSFYDMGGLDFLVDMGKKKTVLELEDGSNTMDEIFNYLDFNEGNCNLTYQTVASPIWDYCPNDTLWAMDEDESKMFMQPMGDLFHSFPFCHNMIG from the exons ATGGTGAAAGAAGATGCAAAAAAAGGTCCCTGGACTGAACAAGAAGATGTCCAGCTTGTGTTTTACGTGAAGTTGTTTGGGGATCGTCGATGGGATTTCATAGCTAATGTTTCAG GTCTGAAAAGAACTGGGAAAAGTTGCAGGTTGCGTTGGGTTAATTATCTGAATCCTGGGCTGAAAAGGGGGAAGATGACACCCAATGAAGAGAAACTCGTTGTTGAGCTTCATAAGAAATGGGGAAACAg GTGGTCGAGAATTGCTCGAAAATTGCCCGGTCGCACAGACAATGAAATTAAGAACTATTGGAGGACTCACATGAGAAAAGAGGCTCAAGAAAAGAGGAAAAAGGGAATATCTTCGTCTTCATCATCTTCCAACTCTTCCTCATCCTCCTCCGGATCCAAGAGCCCCACCGTCGAATCTAACCCAGGTACTGAGACTAAGGAATGCAGCTTTTACGACATGGGAGGGCTCGATTTTCTTGTTGACATGGGCAAAAAGAAGACTGTCTTAGAGTTAGAAGATGGCTCCAACACTATGGATGAAATATTCAATTATCTTGATTTTAATGAAGGAAATTGCAATCTTACATACCAAACAGTGGCCTCTCCGATATGGGATTATTGCCCAAATGACACTTTGTGGGCTATGGATGAAGACGAAAGCAAGATGTTTATGCAGCCAATGGGCGATCTCTTTCATTCTTTCCCTTTTTGCCACAATATGATAGGCTAA
- the LOC140979571 gene encoding transcription factor MYB59-like isoform X1, whose translation MVKEDAKKGPWTEQEDVQLVFYVKLFGDRRWDFIANVSGLKVAGDRSIYRLRWVNYLNPGLKRGKMTPNEEKLVVELHKKWGNRWSRIARKLPGRTDNEIKNYWRTHMRKEAQEKRKKGISSSSSSSNSSSSSSGSKSPTVESNPGTETKECSFYDMGGLDFLVDMGKKKTVLELEDGSNTMDEIFNYLDFNEGNCNLTYQTVASPIWDYCPNDTLWAMDEDESKMFMQPMGDLFHSFPFCHNMIG comes from the exons ATGGTGAAAGAAGATGCAAAAAAAGGTCCCTGGACTGAACAAGAAGATGTCCAGCTTGTGTTTTACGTGAAGTTGTTTGGGGATCGTCGATGGGATTTCATAGCTAATGTTTCAGGTTTGAAGGTGGCGGGAGACAGATCAATATATAG GTTGCGTTGGGTTAATTATCTGAATCCTGGGCTGAAAAGGGGGAAGATGACACCCAATGAAGAGAAACTCGTTGTTGAGCTTCATAAGAAATGGGGAAACAg GTGGTCGAGAATTGCTCGAAAATTGCCCGGTCGCACAGACAATGAAATTAAGAACTATTGGAGGACTCACATGAGAAAAGAGGCTCAAGAAAAGAGGAAAAAGGGAATATCTTCGTCTTCATCATCTTCCAACTCTTCCTCATCCTCCTCCGGATCCAAGAGCCCCACCGTCGAATCTAACCCAGGTACTGAGACTAAGGAATGCAGCTTTTACGACATGGGAGGGCTCGATTTTCTTGTTGACATGGGCAAAAAGAAGACTGTCTTAGAGTTAGAAGATGGCTCCAACACTATGGATGAAATATTCAATTATCTTGATTTTAATGAAGGAAATTGCAATCTTACATACCAAACAGTGGCCTCTCCGATATGGGATTATTGCCCAAATGACACTTTGTGGGCTATGGATGAAGACGAAAGCAAGATGTTTATGCAGCCAATGGGCGATCTCTTTCATTCTTTCCCTTTTTGCCACAATATGATAGGCTAA